The Cicer arietinum cultivar CDC Frontier isolate Library 1 chromosome 1, Cicar.CDCFrontier_v2.0, whole genome shotgun sequence genome contains the following window.
TTGAATGTTGGAGTCCTTGATTGGGCCAGTCTAGAACATTGGCAGTACAGCCATAAACATGTACCCCACAGTAGTAGCCGGTGCTCAACATCGTCTAGTAATGCATCATCTTCTATTCGTACGGAGGAATTATCTGGCAATTCTAGAAGGGGTCTAAATTGGTCTCCTTCTCGTCAAAGGATAATCCGTCCGTCATTGCAACCTCACTCAATGGCTTCTacaaagcaagatcattctatTGCTGTCAAATCCTCTGGAGAAAATGTTGGAAATCGTCTGAATCTTAGAGGCAGCCACAGTGATATTGACATACAGAGAAAATATGTTCGGACTGTTGATCATCTTTCCCAAAACCATCCTACCAGTATACTGAAAGCATGTGACAAGAAACAATTACGTCCACATATTATTAAGGAAAGGGATATCTTGCCAAATGGCCGAATTTATGAGGCAGCATCATGTGGTAAGCTGGTAATGAGCACTCAAGCTAATCAAATGGAAAAGAAAGTGGAGAATTTACGAGAACAAAATATTGATGCGCATGATATGCTTGGGAAAAGAGATCCCATTGTTCTTATTTTACCTAGAGAAATCCCTGAAAAAAACAGTCATTGTGGAGCTCCTGATATGCAAACCACCTTGGATCAGAGGTTAGGAAGCCATAGTCAAACAAGATTTTCAATAAATCCTAAGGAACCTCCCCGTACATATCTGAACTGCAATGTTTCACACTCCTGTTCTCTGCCAGATGAACTTAGCGAAAGCCATTCTCAACCTAAAGAGTCACGATCCAGTTCCATAGATTCAGAAAGTTTTAAAATTCCTGTTTCTATTTTTTCAGAACCTTCAGCACCTGTACCGGTCAGAATGAGAATGAGTCCATCCAAATGTAGAAAGGCTGAGGAAAGGAAACACACCATTGCTGTATCTTCATCTGCAAATGAGCCTCCCAGGGAAGTAAACCAGAAAGTAACTGCTGAGAAATCAAGAAGCTCTTCACCTTTCCGTCGATTTAGCTTCAACATTGGCTTCACAAGTAAAGTTTCTGGTTGTAAAGAGGTTGCACATGTGCCACACCAGAGCTCCACAGCCACCCTTAAACCTAGTTCAGAAAATGTGAGAGGCTATGCTAACTCAAACATTACAGGCCGTGATAAACCTGGAAATGCTGGCAAAAGCAGGTCCAGCCCTTTGAGGAGACTCCTTGATCCGCTGGTGAAACCGAAGGCAACAAACTACCATCATTCTGTGGAGTTATCTCAAAAAGATTCAGAAAATGCGAGAGGTCATGCTGGCTCAAACATATCAGGTGCTGCTGGCAAAAGCAGGTCCAGCCCTTTAAGGAGATTACTTGATCCACTTCTAAAACCAAAGGCAGCAAACTGCCATCATTCTatgaatttatttcaaaaagaGTCAGTGTTAACAAATAAGAATTGTAGGCCAGGTAATGGGAAATGTTCCACTCTACTGCCAGAGAAAGAATTGGACAAAGACCAGAGGTTTGGCTGTTCCACAGTCAACAATGCGGAATCGTCAAATTACGAGAGGTATATGCCATCAGCATCTCAAGCTCTACTGAGAATTTCCATGAAGAATGGTCAGCCCCTTTTTACATTTGCTGTTGGCAACAATAGCAACATTCTCGCTGCCACACTGAAGAACTCAACTGTTTCAAGACAAGATGAATGCAACAGTATCTATacttttttcacttttagggAGGTTAAAAAGAAGAATGGAAGTCGGACTAATCACACGGGCAAAAGCAAAGGTTCTGATTACGTTCCCCAAGTAATTGCCCAAATGAAGGTTCCTGATTTGCTCTATGATTATTCAAATAGTCAAAATTGCACGGACTCTATCACAAAagagtttgttttgttttctgtAAAGTTAAAGCAAGGAGATGCTCAGGTGACTGACTATATGCCAAATGACGAGCTTGCTGCTATAGTTGTCAAATCACCCAAGTCTATCAATTATGCACATCAAAGCAGTTGCCATAAGGAATGTCAAGACTTATTACAGGTAACAGTGGTGCTTCCAAGTGGGGTTCATAGTCTTCCAAGCAATGGAGGACCTTCATCATTGATCGAGCGCTGGAAAACTGGTGGATCCTGTGATTGTGGTGGTTGGGATTTGGCTTGTAAACTAAAAATTCTTGCAAACAATAACCAAACCTGCAGAAAATCAAGAACATCAGAAGCTTATTTTGCAGATCAGCATGAGCTTTTCTTCCAGGTATTTTCTCATCCATTAATTTAAGTTGGCTATCCTTTTTAGCATATTGCAGATTGATCTAAGTTAGTTAGCCTGTAGATAATTGATCAGTGaagtttttttttaccattaatGCTTAATACAGGGGAATGACCAAGGTCCAGATAACCGTCCtgttttcaatttttctctCTTCGAACCTGGAGTATATTCAGTAGCTTTTGGCTCATCACTTTCACCCTTGCAAGCATTCTCCATCTGCATAGCAATGGTGGATGGCAAGCTCCCTTATGAAAATTCTGGATCAAGAAACTCCATTGAAGGAAATAATTGGAGGGAATCTGTATCGGTTCAAACAGATGAACTAAAGGCTCATGGTAAATTTGAGGACATTCCTGGAAGTTACGTTGCTTATCCTCCGGTCTCTCCAGTTGGAAGGGTCTGAAGTTGATGGAGTAAAGTTATTTCTGACGCCTCCTTGCCATTAAGTGCACATCTCGGGTAGCCAGCAAATAATAGTTCTTTTAGAGTAGTAGTATGTTATTCATATCTGCTGCATAGGTGAAAGCCTTGCAAGTTCATAACTCGATTATATATCATCATTGTCAAATAACAACCAGTTAAATTGTGAATAACATGAGTAAATTTTATTGTATCTTCTGGTATTTCATATTTGTCCTATTCACCTGGTTGACCATTgaataaatcatttatttactgTTTCATCGAATGGGTAATTGACCACACATTCAATATGCCATATGCAGGTGATGTGGTGTACAACTGTACTTCTAAACCTTATCTCGAAAAGGGGTTCCATATATAATCTCTAAAGTTGAGTTGCACTATACGAACTTTCACTGTATGATTGTCCAAATATATACCGAAAGTGAAACAACAAATGTCAAAAAGCGAAGACATTTATGCCATTAGTCCTTGACATACATCAAATTAGCAAGGACAATTAGACTAATAAGCATAGTAAGGGTGAGTGAAACTTGGAAAATGATGTACTTATTTCAATAACTATGGCCTCAACTCTTTTTTGGTGGATTTTACAATTAGAGAGGGACAACATTTTACGGTTgctcttcttctttattttccATGTTTGGTTTAATCATAGGAGACTTTGAATCAAAGACCCTAGATTCTAGAACTTTGATGCTCACAACCTATTACACCATTCAAATAAAGGTACTATACACATTGGCACAAATCTCATGAGTCACACAACTCACGACACACAACTCCGTGTGACACAATATTATttgtagtaaaaaaaatttgtctcaaaattaatgtcatttataattttcaatataactttaattatttttctctatactactcttcaataattattatatacacaagtttcaaagtattattatactttacattatttttttctatactaTTCTTTAATAATTACTATATACACAACTTTCAAAgcattattatattttgcatTGATAATAGTGAAAAACTCATCAATAATTAAGGtgaataatttagtaaaatctCTTATCTCTTTCTTCTAATTCACACACCGTTACTAGTTCACAATTTTAAACTAATTTGCTTGTGACTTAATTTCGATGTTTTCTACTTGATTTATTAAAACAGAAAACTTAATCAAGTATTCTTTCTTATACAATTATAAACTTTTAGCTATAACCACAAGAGTTTTGCCATTGCAAgataaatccaaaatatttaaagcTTCTGTCCTATTTAAATAATCTTATGGTTTGAAGTTTTTGACTAAATATATGGTTTGGAGTTGATCATAAAATCCACGGTGAATTCATCTCGACATTTCagtaaaaacaaataatttcgAGTTTTGTTCTAGAGTTGTTTTTCTAATTaacaaattcaatcaaatatTGATTTAAGTTATAGATGAATCGTTTGATAAGGACAATTCAGAAAAAAAGTCCcacaaaaattaaactaatgGTGTTAGTTActtataaatatgtctttatatggcatatatatatttatttattagttgtgaATCTCAAATTTATATGGCTCGGATACCCTCATTGTTTTTCTGTCTTTAAAGAATCGTTAACCAAACTTTATTTATCTTCCAAATGAACTCCAAATCATAGGAACTACCATTCGTAAGAACATGAAGATA
Protein-coding sequences here:
- the LOC101498980 gene encoding uncharacterized protein, whose protein sequence is MSRKLIDGFKPEKSSLSYADVHNEITRNLAENSLKSFPNQQKQATCGRENEEDEVVKYMSSLPGYLERGEKIPDKCLNVGVLDWASLEHWQYSHKHVPHSSSRCSTSSSNASSSIRTEELSGNSRRGLNWSPSRQRIIRPSLQPHSMASTKQDHSIAVKSSGENVGNRLNLRGSHSDIDIQRKYVRTVDHLSQNHPTSILKACDKKQLRPHIIKERDILPNGRIYEAASCGKLVMSTQANQMEKKVENLREQNIDAHDMLGKRDPIVLILPREIPEKNSHCGAPDMQTTLDQRLGSHSQTRFSINPKEPPRTYLNCNVSHSCSLPDELSESHSQPKESRSSSIDSESFKIPVSIFSEPSAPVPVRMRMSPSKCRKAEERKHTIAVSSSANEPPREVNQKVTAEKSRSSSPFRRFSFNIGFTSKVSGCKEVAHVPHQSSTATLKPSSENVRGYANSNITGRDKPGNAGKSRSSPLRRLLDPLVKPKATNYHHSVELSQKDSENARGHAGSNISGAAGKSRSSPLRRLLDPLLKPKAANCHHSMNLFQKESVLTNKNCRPGNGKCSTLLPEKELDKDQRFGCSTVNNAESSNYERYMPSASQALLRISMKNGQPLFTFAVGNNSNILAATLKNSTVSRQDECNSIYTFFTFREVKKKNGSRTNHTGKSKGSDYVPQVIAQMKVPDLLYDYSNSQNCTDSITKEFVLFSVKLKQGDAQVTDYMPNDELAAIVVKSPKSINYAHQSSCHKECQDLLQVTVVLPSGVHSLPSNGGPSSLIERWKTGGSCDCGGWDLACKLKILANNNQTCRKSRTSEAYFADQHELFFQGNDQGPDNRPVFNFSLFEPGVYSVAFGSSLSPLQAFSICIAMVDGKLPYENSGSRNSIEGNNWRESVSVQTDELKAHGKFEDIPGSYVAYPPVSPVGRV